The following are encoded in a window of Gossypium raimondii isolate GPD5lz chromosome 13, ASM2569854v1, whole genome shotgun sequence genomic DNA:
- the LOC105787252 gene encoding copper transporter 1, protein MSNGSGMNMPMSNSSMKSMNMQMSFYWGKDVIVLFSGWPDSNPGMYVLALFFVLFLGAAIEMMTMLQAAVKPGTRPILGAFIQAGVYIVRMCFAYMVMLSVMSYNVGIFIAALAGHGIGFFVIKIRALTKETEQQYSSPDCIPSKI, encoded by the coding sequence ATGTCCAATGGCAGTGGCATGAACATGCCTATGTCAAACAGTAGTATGAAATCGATGAATATGCAGATGAGCTTCTATTGGGGTAAAGATGTAATAGTCCTTTTCTCCGGATGGCCTGATAGCAACCCCGGCATGTATGTATTGGCCCTCTTCTTTGTACTGTTTCTAGGCGCCGCCATTGAAATGATGACTATGTTACAGGCGGCAGTTAAACCTGGCACCAGACCCATCCTTGGAGCTTTCATTCAGGCAGGTGTTTACATTGTTCGGATGTGCTTTGCTTACATGGTTATGCTGTCTGTTATGTCCTACAATGTTGGAATCTTTATAGCTGCACTTGCCGGCCATGGTATCGGGTTCTTCGTCATCAAGATTCGTGCTCTGACTAAAGAAACCGAGCAGCAGTACTCGTCTCCCGATTGTATCCCTTCtaaaatttga